In Ilumatobacter fluminis, the following proteins share a genomic window:
- a CDS encoding epoxide hydrolase has protein sequence MEGIRPFSIDVPDEVLDDLRRRLHATRWPDAELVDDWSQGIRLAYVRELCRYWADEYDWRAREAALNRFDQFVTEIDGVDIHLVHQRSPNPDAIPLLITHGWPGSIVEFHKVIEPLTDPAAHGGDPADAFHVIAPSLPGYGFSGKPTETGWGIEKIADVWAELMTMLGYDRFVAQGGDWGSAVTHQVAARHPDRCIAAHMTLAMAARPAGEPTEPDELRALERAAEYQQVDAGYSKQQATRPQTLGYGLADSPSGQLAWIVEKFWKWTDCAGHPENVLTRDEMLDNVMLYWVTNSATSSARLYWESFGGRRSAEVTIPVGFSVYPKEIVPPVRSWVEQTFPDIRHWAEHEQGGHFAAFEVPDVFVDDLRDCFRQFR, from the coding sequence CGAGTTGGTGGACGACTGGTCGCAGGGCATCCGGCTCGCCTACGTGCGTGAGTTGTGCCGGTACTGGGCCGACGAGTACGACTGGCGGGCCCGCGAAGCGGCGCTCAATCGGTTCGACCAGTTCGTCACCGAGATCGACGGCGTCGACATCCACCTGGTCCACCAGCGGTCGCCGAACCCCGACGCCATCCCGCTGCTGATCACCCACGGTTGGCCCGGTTCGATCGTCGAGTTCCACAAGGTGATCGAGCCGCTCACCGACCCGGCCGCACACGGGGGCGACCCTGCCGATGCGTTCCACGTGATCGCCCCGTCGCTACCGGGCTACGGGTTCTCCGGCAAACCGACCGAGACCGGCTGGGGCATCGAGAAGATCGCCGACGTCTGGGCCGAGTTGATGACCATGCTCGGCTACGACCGCTTCGTCGCCCAGGGCGGCGACTGGGGCTCCGCCGTCACTCACCAGGTCGCCGCTCGCCATCCCGACCGGTGCATCGCGGCGCACATGACCTTGGCGATGGCGGCCCGGCCCGCGGGCGAACCGACCGAGCCGGACGAGCTTCGCGCGCTCGAGCGAGCGGCCGAGTACCAGCAGGTCGACGCCGGCTACTCGAAGCAGCAGGCGACCCGGCCGCAGACACTCGGCTACGGATTGGCCGACTCGCCGTCGGGCCAGCTGGCGTGGATCGTCGAGAAGTTCTGGAAGTGGACCGACTGCGCCGGCCACCCCGAGAACGTGCTCACGCGGGACGAGATGCTCGACAACGTGATGCTGTACTGGGTCACGAACTCGGCGACGTCATCGGCCCGTCTGTACTGGGAGAGCTTCGGCGGGCGTCGCTCGGCCGAGGTGACGATCCCGGTCGGGTTCTCGGTCTATCCGAAGGAGATCGTGCCACCGGTCCGGTCGTGGGTCGAGCAGACGTTCCCCGACATCCGCCACTGGGCCGAGCACGAACAGGGCGGCCACTTCGCTGCGTTCGAAGTCCCCGACGTGTTCGTCGACGACCTCCGCGACTGTTTCCGTCAGTTCCGATAG